A stretch of Pseudoprevotella muciniphila DNA encodes these proteins:
- a CDS encoding 3-methyl-2-oxobutanoate dehydrogenase subunit VorB — protein MSKDTEKEILLLKGNEAIAHAAVRCGCDGYFGYPITPQSEVMETLATLEPWNTTGMIVVQAESEVAAINMLYGGGGTGKRVMTSSSSPGISLMQEGITYMAGAEIPGVIVNVQRGGPGLGTIQPSQSDYTQATRGGGNGDYETIVLAPNSVQEMADFVDLAFELAFKYRNPTMILSDGIIGQMMEKVVLPPFKPRRTDAQILGECPWACNGMGLKQRGPQVISSLELDPAEMERKNWGLQTKYQKIRENEVRYESLYCDDANYVIVAFGSASRISQKAMEVARQRGEKIGLFRPISLWPFPVQELYELSQHVKGMLVVEINAGQMIHDVEYAIRQQIPVAHFGRLGGIIPDPDEILEALDNKVKHNKNL, from the coding sequence ATGAGTAAAGATACAGAAAAAGAAATACTACTGCTCAAAGGCAATGAAGCCATAGCCCATGCTGCTGTTCGTTGTGGTTGCGATGGCTATTTCGGCTACCCCATTACCCCTCAATCAGAAGTAATGGAAACTTTAGCGACTCTTGAGCCTTGGAACACCACGGGTATGATAGTTGTTCAAGCAGAGAGCGAAGTGGCAGCAATCAACATGCTTTATGGAGGCGGCGGTACTGGCAAACGAGTAATGACATCTTCATCCAGTCCTGGAATTTCTTTAATGCAAGAAGGCATAACATATATGGCTGGCGCTGAAATTCCAGGTGTGATTGTCAACGTACAACGTGGTGGACCTGGACTTGGCACTATCCAGCCTTCGCAAAGCGACTATACACAAGCTACCCGTGGGGGTGGCAATGGTGATTATGAAACGATAGTTCTTGCACCAAATAGTGTTCAAGAAATGGCAGATTTTGTAGATTTAGCATTTGAATTGGCTTTCAAATATCGTAATCCAACGATGATACTCTCCGATGGCATTATCGGACAAATGATGGAAAAGGTGGTTCTTCCGCCATTCAAACCGCGCCGCACTGATGCACAGATTTTAGGAGAATGTCCATGGGCATGTAACGGTATGGGGCTCAAACAACGCGGTCCTCAAGTTATTTCATCGCTTGAACTCGACCCCGCAGAAATGGAGCGAAAGAATTGGGGCCTTCAAACCAAATACCAGAAAATACGCGAAAACGAGGTGCGCTACGAGAGTTTGTACTGTGATGATGCCAACTATGTGATAGTTGCCTTTGGCTCTGCTTCTCGAATTTCACAAAAAGCAATGGAAGTAGCTCGCCAGCGAGGAGAGAAAATAGGTCTTTTCCGTCCTATTTCATTATGGCCTTTCCCTGTGCAAGAGTTATATGAGTTGTCGCAACACGTGAAAGGTATGTTGGTAGTTGAAATCAATGCAGGACAAATGATTCACGATGTGGAATATGCTATTCGTCAACAAATACCAGTGGCTCATTTCGGTCGTCTTGGTGGCATTATTCCTGACCCTGATGAGATTCTTGAAGCATTAGATAATAAAGTTAAGCACAATAAAAACTTATAA
- a CDS encoding 2-oxoacid:acceptor oxidoreductase family protein: MKHEIIIAGFGGQGVLSMGKILAYAALMEGKEVTWMPAYGPEQRGGTANVTVIVSDEPISSPILSSYDTAIVLNQPSLDKFEEKVKPGGDIIYDSLSIINPPTRTDINIYSIPAMETAAAYNLMKCFNMLVLGGLLKIHPLAQTETLMNALKKSLPKRHWNLLPTNEKGIVKGMEIVEKVYSCEMQ, encoded by the coding sequence ATGAAACATGAAATCATAATAGCAGGCTTCGGCGGTCAGGGTGTATTGTCAATGGGAAAGATATTAGCTTATGCAGCCCTTATGGAAGGAAAAGAAGTGACATGGATGCCTGCATACGGTCCTGAGCAACGTGGTGGTACTGCAAATGTAACTGTCATCGTTAGTGATGAGCCAATCTCTTCCCCCATACTTAGTTCGTACGACACAGCCATCGTACTTAACCAACCATCACTCGACAAGTTTGAAGAAAAAGTGAAACCTGGCGGTGACATTATTTACGACTCGCTGAGTATCATCAACCCTCCCACACGCACTGACATCAATATCTATAGCATCCCTGCGATGGAAACGGCAGCAGCATACAACTTAATGAAATGCTTCAATATGCTTGTGCTTGGTGGACTGCTAAAGATTCACCCCCTTGCTCAAACAGAGACGCTCATGAATGCACTCAAAAAATCTCTTCCAAAACGACATTGGAACTTGCTACCTACGAATGAGAAGGGCATTGTCAAAGGCATGGAGATTGTGGAGAAAGTATATAGTTGCGAAATGCAATAA
- a CDS encoding FHA domain-containing protein: MKRIRCPKCDEAILFDETKYAPGRSLVFECPSCNKQFRLRMPSAHDETEEEAPVYGILTVVENAFQLKQEILLHEGENVIGREVRGSSINCPIKTVDPSIDTTHCIISVKLNRQGEPKFILRDAPSGTGTFLNAEILGDRDRVTIAEGDIITIGAGTMILRYNDSED, encoded by the coding sequence ATGAAACGCATACGCTGCCCGAAATGTGACGAGGCTATACTGTTCGACGAAACGAAATATGCTCCTGGCAGGAGTCTGGTTTTCGAATGCCCGAGTTGCAACAAGCAATTCAGGCTTCGTATGCCGTCCGCGCATGATGAAACGGAGGAAGAAGCACCGGTATATGGCATCCTGACTGTCGTTGAAAACGCGTTCCAACTGAAGCAGGAAATCCTGCTGCACGAAGGCGAGAACGTGATTGGGCGTGAAGTGCGTGGCAGCAGCATCAACTGCCCCATCAAGACGGTTGATCCGAGCATAGATACCACGCATTGCATTATTTCCGTAAAATTGAACCGTCAGGGCGAACCGAAGTTTATTCTCCGCGATGCACCATCGGGCACAGGTACGTTTCTGAATGCTGAAATACTTGGCGATCGCGACCGTGTAACGATAGCAGAAGGCGACATCATCACCATTGGTGCCGGCACAATGATTTTGCGATATAACGATAGTGAAGACTAA
- a CDS encoding 1-acyl-sn-glycerol-3-phosphate acyltransferase: MFRKLCNAILFKWKGWTEEVTVPHREKCIIAVAPHTSNWDFIIGELYYGTKGRHAQFLMKKDWFRWPLGWLFRRLGGIPVDRSRKGSLTDQLAEIAKASDHFELAVTPEGTRKRVTTWKRGFYYIAKKADLPIQLFAIDYKRKRIVCTAELQPTDDFEADWKFIMDYYAKFADFGKHENSFAIDGEE; encoded by the coding sequence ATGTTTAGAAAATTATGCAATGCCATCCTTTTTAAGTGGAAGGGTTGGACAGAGGAAGTAACTGTTCCTCACCGCGAAAAATGTATTATTGCCGTAGCGCCCCACACGAGTAACTGGGATTTCATCATAGGCGAACTCTACTATGGTACCAAAGGGCGTCATGCACAGTTCCTGATGAAAAAGGACTGGTTTCGCTGGCCCCTGGGTTGGCTTTTCAGAAGGCTTGGCGGCATACCCGTTGACCGCAGCAGGAAAGGCAGCCTGACCGACCAGTTGGCTGAGATAGCAAAGGCGTCCGACCATTTCGAACTCGCCGTAACCCCTGAGGGAACGCGCAAGAGAGTTACGACTTGGAAGCGTGGGTTCTATTATATTGCCAAGAAGGCCGACCTGCCCATCCAACTCTTTGCCATCGACTACAAGCGCAAACGCATCGTCTGCACTGCCGAACTGCAGCCCACGGACGACTTTGAAGCCGACTGGAAATTCATCATGGACTATTACGCCAAGTTTGCCGATTTCGGCAAACACGAAAACTCTTTCGCTATCGATGGAGAAGAATAA
- a CDS encoding thiamine pyrophosphate-dependent enzyme translates to MDKATREDIINNGTLVYERPALLNDSYTHYCPGCSHGVVHKLIAEVIHEMGMAEKSIGISPVGCGVFAFKYIDIDWQEAAHGRGPALATACKRLWPDRLVFTYQGDGDIACIGTSEALHTLNRGDNVTLIFINNAIYGMTGGQMAPTTLLGQKTVTCPNGRRADLHGYPIRIADLACKLDGTAYVTRQSVDTVTSIRKAKKAIRKAFEYNMACKGSCLIEIEGTCSSGWRMTPEKANEWMRENMFEYYQLGDLKDIDVKFHEA, encoded by the coding sequence ATGGATAAAGCAACAAGAGAAGACATTATCAACAACGGCACCTTGGTGTACGAACGCCCTGCGTTGCTCAACGACAGCTATACCCACTACTGCCCTGGTTGTTCGCACGGTGTGGTTCACAAACTCATCGCCGAAGTGATTCACGAGATGGGTATGGCAGAGAAAAGCATAGGCATAAGTCCAGTAGGATGCGGTGTTTTTGCATTCAAATATATCGATATCGACTGGCAAGAAGCAGCACATGGTCGCGGTCCAGCTTTAGCAACGGCATGTAAACGTCTTTGGCCAGATCGACTTGTATTTACATATCAGGGTGATGGCGACATCGCATGTATCGGAACTTCTGAAGCTCTGCATACCTTGAATCGTGGCGATAACGTTACTCTCATCTTTATCAATAATGCAATCTATGGTATGACTGGCGGTCAAATGGCTCCAACTACATTGTTGGGTCAGAAGACCGTAACTTGTCCAAATGGTCGCCGCGCAGATCTTCATGGCTATCCCATTCGCATTGCAGACCTTGCTTGTAAACTCGATGGCACAGCTTATGTAACACGTCAGAGCGTTGATACTGTAACCTCCATACGCAAGGCAAAAAAAGCAATTCGCAAAGCATTTGAATATAATATGGCTTGCAAGGGTTCTTGTCTTATTGAGATAGAAGGAACATGTTCTTCTGGTTGGAGAATGACACCTGAAAAAGCCAACGAATGGATGCGAGAAAATATGTTTGAATATTACCAATTGGGAGATCTTAAAGACATTGATGTAAAATTTCATGAAGCGTAA
- the queF gene encoding preQ(1) synthase produces MREKEGLQALGKKTEYRDDYAPEVLETFDNKHQDNDYWVRFNCPEFTSLCPITGQPDFAEIRISYIPDVKMVESKSLKLYLFSFRNHGDFHEDCVNTIMKDLVKLMNPKYIEVTGIFTPRGGISIYPYANYGRKGTKYEELAEYRMKNHDL; encoded by the coding sequence ATGAGAGAAAAAGAAGGACTTCAAGCCTTGGGTAAGAAAACGGAATATCGGGACGACTATGCTCCCGAAGTACTCGAAACGTTTGACAACAAGCATCAAGACAACGACTATTGGGTGCGTTTCAACTGTCCGGAATTCACATCGCTATGCCCTATCACAGGACAACCAGACTTTGCAGAGATCAGAATCAGTTATATTCCCGATGTCAAGATGGTAGAAAGCAAAAGCCTGAAACTCTATCTGTTCAGTTTCAGGAATCATGGCGATTTTCATGAAGATTGTGTAAACACCATCATGAAAGACCTCGTAAAACTGATGAATCCCAAATACATTGAGGTAACAGGCATCTTCACTCCCCGCGGTGGCATCAGCATCTATCCGTATGCCAACTATGGCAGAAAAGGCACGAAATACGAGGAGTTGGCTGAATACCGCATGAAGAATCACGACCTGTAA
- the queC gene encoding 7-cyano-7-deazaguanine synthase QueC, whose translation MKRNKALVVFSGGQDSTTCLYWAKAHFDEVWALSLRYGQKHATEVEVAEKIAQKAGVHFEAKDAPLIGSLGANSLTNSDIVMDETQPEESFPNTFVPGRNMFFLAIAAVYAREHGIFDLVTGVSQTDFSGYPDCRDAFIRSLNVTINLAMDEQFVIHTPLMWLDKSETWALADSFGVLDLVRNETLTCYNGIPGDGCGHCPACKLRREGLEKYLKSKK comes from the coding sequence ATGAAAAGAAATAAAGCACTTGTAGTGTTCAGCGGTGGACAGGATTCCACCACATGTCTCTATTGGGCTAAGGCGCATTTTGATGAAGTGTGGGCTTTGTCTTTGCGCTATGGTCAAAAACATGCCACTGAAGTTGAAGTGGCTGAAAAAATAGCGCAGAAGGCGGGTGTTCATTTCGAGGCGAAGGATGCCCCGCTGATAGGCTCTTTGGGAGCCAACTCACTGACTAATTCCGACATAGTGATGGATGAGACACAACCTGAAGAATCTTTTCCAAATACATTCGTCCCAGGCCGCAACATGTTCTTCTTGGCGATTGCTGCTGTATATGCCCGCGAGCATGGCATTTTCGACCTCGTAACGGGCGTTTCGCAAACCGACTTCAGCGGCTACCCAGATTGCCGCGATGCCTTCATACGTAGTCTCAACGTTACAATCAACCTTGCCATGGATGAACAGTTCGTCATTCATACACCGCTGATGTGGTTGGACAAGAGTGAGACTTGGGCACTTGCCGATTCCTTTGGCGTTCTCGACCTTGTAAGGAATGAGACACTGACGTGCTACAACGGCATTCCGGGCGATGGTTGCGGACATTGCCCCGCCTGCAAATTACGCAGGGAAGGACTGGAGAAATACCTCAAATCCAAGAAATAA
- a CDS encoding 4Fe-4S binding protein, which yields MSNIRGVIVVDTERCKGCNLCVVACPTHTISLTDREVNIRGYKYCHDINDSCIGCAACAIVCPDSCITVFKKRLD from the coding sequence ATGAGCAATATAAGAGGCGTAATAGTTGTTGATACGGAGCGTTGCAAAGGTTGCAACCTATGTGTTGTAGCATGTCCAACCCATACAATTTCGCTAACTGACCGCGAGGTAAATATCCGCGGTTACAAATACTGCCATGACATTAACGATAGTTGCATTGGTTGTGCGGCATGTGCCATAGTGTGTCCAGACTCTTGCATCACAGTTTTCAAAAAGAGATTAGACTAA